One region of Gemmatimonadota bacterium genomic DNA includes:
- the sufC gene encoding Fe-S cluster assembly ATPase SufC: protein MSAPLLKIEGLHARVAEGDGTEILRGVDLEMGHGEIHAIMGPNGSGKSTLANVLSGHPGYEVTGGSVAFKGDDLLELEPEERSLAGVFLAFQYPVEIPGVSIANFLRTAVQARHEGELDIFDFQEQLLDRMRLLEMDPTFAQRSVNDGFSGGEKKRNEILQLAMLEPTLAVMDETDSGLDIDALKVVASGINKLAAERDDMSVLLITHYQRMLNYIEPDHVHVMVGGRIVRSGGPELAHELEAGGYESFRAAETVAAGV from the coding sequence ATGAGCGCACCACTTTTGAAGATAGAGGGCCTTCACGCGCGCGTGGCCGAGGGCGACGGGACGGAGATCCTGCGCGGCGTGGACCTGGAGATGGGCCACGGCGAGATCCACGCCATCATGGGCCCAAACGGGTCCGGCAAGAGCACGCTGGCCAACGTGCTCAGCGGCCACCCCGGCTACGAGGTCACCGGCGGGTCGGTCGCCTTCAAGGGCGATGACCTGCTGGAGCTGGAGCCCGAGGAGCGCTCTCTGGCGGGCGTCTTCCTGGCGTTCCAGTACCCGGTCGAGATCCCCGGCGTCTCCATCGCCAACTTCCTGCGCACCGCCGTGCAGGCCCGGCACGAGGGAGAGCTGGACATCTTCGACTTCCAGGAGCAGCTCCTGGACCGCATGCGGCTGCTCGAGATGGACCCGACGTTCGCGCAGCGCAGCGTCAACGACGGCTTCAGCGGCGGCGAGAAGAAGCGCAACGAGATCCTCCAACTCGCCATGCTCGAGCCCACCCTGGCGGTCATGGACGAGACCGATTCGGGGCTGGACATCGACGCGCTGAAGGTCGTCGCCTCGGGCATCAACAAGCTCGCCGCCGAGCGCGACGACATGTCGGTGCTGCTGATCACCCACTACCAGCGCATGCTGAACTACATCGAGCCGGACCACGTGCACGTGATGGTGGGGGGCCGCATCGTCCGCTCGGGCGGCCCCGAGCTGGCGCACGAGCTGGAGGCCGGCGGCTACGAGTCCTTCCGCGCGGCCGAGACCGTCGCGGCGGGCGTCTGA